Sequence from the Sphingobacteriaceae bacterium GW460-11-11-14-LB5 genome:
CACTCCCGGTCTATCTCCGCGTCAAAAATTTTATCAGGACAATCGTTTTGTATTATTCCTTTGGGTACTCATCACACTTATTTTTGTGATCGATTCGTGGGCAACACACAGGTATAATAACTACCTCATTTTTGAGAATACCTTCAGGAATCTTCTTCAGGAAAAATCTCTTTACGCCCCTTATCCGGCTTATCACGAAGATGCCAATCATTACGGCCCCGTTTTCAGTATTTTAATGGCGCCCTTTGCTTTAATGCATAACTGGGTTGGCTTACTCTTTTGGAACCTGTTTAATTGTTTCCTGCTCTTTAAAGCTGTTCAAACTTTACCTTTAAGCGAGGATAAAAAAGTTATTATCGGTTATATTGCCATTCCCTGTTTAATAGAATCGATGCTGAATCAGCAGTTTAATGCAGGTGCCGCGGCCTTAATGATACTAAGTTATACGCAAATAAATAAAGATAAAGGAATATGGTCTGCCCTTTGTATTGTGCTGGGTACATTTATTAAACTTTATGGTATTGTAGGTTTAGTATTCTTCTTTTTTGCGAAGAAAAAGCCTGTTTTTGTTTTGTGGTTAATCATGTGGTCGATAGTGATATTCTTACTGCCGATGTTATTGGCCGATCCGGATTTTGTTGTACAAAGTTATATCGATTGGAAAAACTCGCTGATCGGGAAAAATATGCTTAATGTTTCAGGTGAAGGAATAGATATTTCGATTATGGGTTTCTTTAGGCAGCTTTTTGATCAGCCGGGAATATCCAATTCTCTCTTTTTAATCATCGGTTCTTTGATATTTATGCTGCCTTTTAGTCGTACAGCAAGTTTTTCGAAAGCTAAGTTTCAATTCATGATCCTGTCTTCAGTGATGCTGTTTCCAGTATTATTTAGTACCGGAGCTGAAGATTGTACTTTTATTATTTCAGTAATAGGCGTGGGCATCTGGTATGTTAAAGAAAATAATAAGGCCATGAAAAAAGTCTTGTTACCCGTTTTACTCGTCATTACCTGCAATTTCCCGTTATTGCTGTTCCCATCCTTTGCAAAAGCCCATCCCTTGTCGCTCGCGATCATTAGCTTTCCTTATTTTTTGGTGTGGTTAAGGGTCATTAATATGGCCACCATGAATAAGTTCGCATATGAGGAAGAAACCAAACCAGAGATGGTTACTGCGTTTGTAGATTAATATTTAAATTTTATTTTTTTAAGGTTTTAATATCCGTTTGTAAAAAATGGCTGTTAAAACCTTTTTTGTTATTGGGCTGTTTTATAACCGTCTAATCAAAATAATTATGGATGATAAACTAAAAAACGGTAGTGCTGATCGGGCTAAGATCAACATTAACGAAGGTTATGAGCTGGATTATTGGTCTAACAAATTTGGGGTGAGCAAAGATAAACTGAAAGCCGTGGTGCAAACAGTTGGTACCTCTGCCCGTGAAGTGGAAAATTATTTAAAAAAGTAAAACCTGGGTTATGAGTCTGAAAAAGTATGTTGCCAAACGCGATTTCTCCAAAACTACCGAACCAAAATCGGGCAAAAGCAGCGATCGGAATAAATTACATTTTGTAATCCAAAAACATGATGCTTCGCGGCTGCATTACGATTTCAGACTCGAAATGGAAGGTGTGCTAAAAAGCTGGGCCGTACCGAAAGGCCCCTCAACCGATCCAAAAACCAAACGTCTGGCCATGATGGTAGAGGATCATCCATACGATTATAAAGATTTTGAAGGCATTATCCCACAAGGCGAATACGGTGGCGGAACCGTTATTGTATGGGATGAAGGAACTTATGAGCCTATTGAAACGATTAAGGGCAAAAAAGCACAGGAAAAACATTTATTAGGTCAGTTAAAAGATGGTTCTTTAAAAATCAAGCTCAACGGAGAAAAACTTCATGGCGAGTTTGCACTTGTGAAAACCCATGGGATGGGCGAAAACGGCTGGCTGTTAATCAAACATAAAGATGATTATGCTTCTGTAAAAGACATTACCAAAGAAGATAAATCGGTGCTTTCTGGAAAAACAATCGAAAAGATGGAAAAAACATCCGATAAGGTTTGGAAAGAAGGGAAGGAGCAGGATTTAAAAACTGAAAAAAAAAGCCCGAAAGGAAAAGTAAAGAAAGAAACCAAAGCGGTGGGTGATGACGTCGTGGTAGATGTAAAAGCCATACTGAAGAAAGCCCCTAAAACCGCTATTCCAAAAGGCATAAAACCCATGCTGGCCACCTTGGTTGACGAACCTTTCGACGATCCTGATTGGCAATATGAGGTAAAATGGGATGGTTATCGTGCCCTGGCCTTTGTCAATAAAGGAAAGGTTGATCTGTTGTCAAGAAATAATAAATCCTTTAACGAAAAATTTTATCCCATTTACGATCTGCTTTTGGGCTGGAAAATGAATGCGGTATTGGATGGTGAGATTTTGGTTTTAAATAGCAAAGGTGTGTCTAATTTTGGCTCGCTGCAGAACTGGCGAAGCGAAGCTGACGGAGAACTTGTTTTTTATGTGTTCGATATTCTCTGGTACGATGGTAAAAACCTGATGGAACTGCCACTTTACCAGCGACAAGCCATATTGAACGAGGTACTGCCAACTGATGATGACCGTGTGCGCCTTGGGAAAGTTTTTAAAGCCAGTGGAGTAGACTTTTTTGATGCGGCCAGCAGAATGGGCTTGGAAGGCATTATTGCCAAAAAAACGGATAGTATTTATGCAACAGACCGGAGATCGAAAGAATGGCTGAAAATTAAGGTACAGAAGCGGCAGGAAGTGGTTATTGCCGGTTTCACCAAAAACGCCGATACTGCTAAATCTTTCAGCTCTTTACTATTAGGCGTGTATGAAAAGGGAAAACTACAATATGTGGGCAAAGTAGGGACTGGTTTTTCAGATAAACTTCAGAAAACCATGATGGAGCAGTTTAAGCCGATTATTATCGATAAAAGCCCCTTCGAGAGTATTCCTGATGTAAATAAACCCTCCCGCTTCAGGCCAAATCCACCAAAAGCACAAGCCACCTGGTTAAAGCCAGAATTGGTATGCGAGGTTGCTTTTACTGAAGTAACGGAAGATGGTGTTTTCCGTCACCCGTCTTTCCAGGGCATGCGTGAAGATAAAAAAGCCAAAGAAGTGGTAAGGGAAGCCGAAATGCCTACAGATCAAATTGTCGACGACACTAAAGAGAAAAGTCCCCATGCAGCGGCAATAAAAGCTCCAAAAGGTAAAGAACCTAAAACTTTGTTAAATCCGAAAGATGAAACACAGGTCAGGAAAGTTAAAGGCCACGAACTTAAATTCACCAACTTAAGTAAAATATATTGGCCCGAAGATAAGGTAACCAAAAGAGATATGTTTAACTACTATTACCAGGTTGCTGAATATATAATGCCTTACCTGAAAGACCGGCCTCAATCGCTTAACCGCTTTCCGGGTGGAATACATGGTCCGAGTTTTTACCAGAAAGATGTAAAGGGAAAAGCACCAGACTGGGCCGAAACTTTCCCCTATGAAAATGGCGAAGGTGAAAAAAAAGAATACCTGGTGGGAACGGATGAAGCTTCATTACTCTGGATGGCCAGTTTAGGCTGTATAGAAATGAATCCCTGGTTTAGCCGGGTACAAAGTCCCGATAATCCAGATTACTGTGTAATTGATTTAGATCCCGATAAGCATACTTTTGATCAGGTGGTACAGGCCGCTCTGGAAACTAAAAAAGTATTGGATGCCATAAATGTTCCCGGTTATTGTAAAACCTCAGGTTCAACCGGAATGCATATTTACATTCCCTTAAATGCCAAATATACTTATGAGCAAAGTCAGATGTTTGCTAAAATAGTGGTCAACCTGGTGCACAATCAAATCCCTGAATATACTTCGCTCGAGCGGATGGTGGCGGCCAGAAAAGGTAAAATGTATTTAGATTTTTTGCAGAATAGGCCAGGGGCAACCATTGCCGGACCTTATTCATTGCGCCCGAAAATTGGTGCAACCGTATCAATGCCTCTGCATTGGGATGAAGTTAAACCTGGCTTGAAAATGAAAGATTTTAATATTTTTAATACCATCGATCGCTTAAAAGTGGAGGGAGATTTGTTTAAAGGTGTACTGGGCAAGGGAATTGATTTAATGAAGGCCATTGATAAAGCCAAAAGTGTTTTTGGATAAAACTTATGATCTTTTCCGGCTTTCCTTATATTTGGAAAAAATTAAAAAATGATCGCACACCACGTTTTATTCTGGCTCAAAGCCGATACCACCGATGAGCAGAAAATTGCTTTCCGCAATAGCTTACAAACATTAGAGAACATTGAAGTTGTAAAAACTTTTCACATTGGCGTACCGGCACCGATTGAGCGTGCTGTGGTAGATACCACTTATACCTTTAGCCTCATTCTTTTCTTTGAAGATTTGGCTGCACATGATGTTTATCAGGTACACCCACTACATAAAGCTTTCCTGGATGAATTCAGGGTTTATTTCGAAAAGGTTGTCATTTACGATGCAGCATAATAGAAAATACCTCCGATGAAAATCGGAGGTATTTTTTTTTGGCTTTTATTTATAAATTGAATTTATTATTTGGAATTATTCTAAATAATAAGATATTTGTTAAATCTATCGATCAATATTAAATGTAAAGCCCATGTGTAAAACAACTGTACTTGCTCAAAACGAAAATATCACCATCGCACAATGCAATAATTGTAAAGTTTTAAATATATGGCGCTCGGGTGTTTTAATGAATTTTTCTTTTGATCAGTTTGATGCTTTTTATGTGGCTACCAAAAAACTCGATTTCGATGATTATTTAGAGAACAGGCCAGATGGGAGGCAGGTTGTGATTTTATCGACACCTTTCCCTGACATCAGTTTAGTCTTTACGCGGGAAGAATGGTATGAGTTTTTTACCAAGATAGACGAAGCCTTATACATGAAAAGAGTTTATGAGATTGTGTATTGCTAATTAACACTACAATTTTGTATGTTTGATACTTATTAGTAGGTAATTTATGAAACTACAAAACCTAATGGTTTTTAGTTACGTAAATACTTCAAACTGCAATCTTATGGAAAAAACAGCTACATTAATTAAAAGAGCATCCCTTAACGTAAATCAGTTAGATAACATTAAAATTGGCGATTTATTAGCTGATGAGTATGGCAAATCGGGTAAGGTATGCGAAATTGAAAAAGTCAACCGCCACGGGGAATATCACTACTATTTTAAACTGCTGAAGTCAGGCACCATCCTGATTATTCTTTAATTCTTTCTTAGCTTAACAAATGGATAGTGTGGTTATGAGGATATGTCTTGTAACCATTGGCTTTGCTTTGCTCATCAGTGAGGTCATTAAAGCATAAATTCAGCCATCGAAGACCACATACCAGCAAATGGATATTTGAGTAATAGGCCAACCACGTAAAAAGCAAAAAGCTCCAGATCAACCGACCTGGAGCTTTTTATTTAACCTATTTTTTGATTAGAATCTATAAGACAGGGTCGTTACAAACTGGCGTGGGGCAATAGGGTTTACGCTATAGTTTTCGTGAACGAAATAATTCAGCTCATTGGTAATGTTCGAAACTTTAGCAAGAAGCGAGAATTTTTTCCAGTTATATCCTGCAGAAAAATCCAGGGTGGTAAATGCACTTAGTGGAATTAACCTCAAAGTTGGTGCATTTTTAGCATCGTTCCAACCTCCATTACGTTTGCCCGTATAAAATGCAGAGGCACCTAATTTTAAGCCTTTAACCGCACCGTCCTGGAAAGTGTAAAATAAAGTCGCATTCGCCGTGTTTTTGGTTGTACCTACTAAACGAACATCCTCAATCATCCCGGTAACATCAGCTGTATTGGTGTAACGCATAAAGTTATAACTATAACCTAATAAAAAGTTGAGTCCTTTAGCGAGATTTCCGTTAACATCAAGTTCCAATCCATCACTGGTTGTTTGACCGTTTAATTGTTTATAAACACTGCTGGTCGTTCCGTCTGGAAGTATAGCGGCCTGTGAAATATTATCATTGATTATTTTATAATAAGTTAGATTGGCTGATAACTTCCCGCCGAAGAAATCATTTTTAAGTCCAGCTTCGTATTGATTTACAGTTGATGGTGGAAGTGCATTATTGTTAATATCAACACCCGTATTTGGAATAAAGTTATTTGCATAACTCACATACATTGACATGGTTTTGAGGGGTTGATAAATTAAACCCAATTTCGGAGAAAAAGCATCATCAAACTTTGTAGCACCTGGTGCTGTTATTCCACTTTCTATGTTTAAAGCCCTTGAACTTGCATTTTTCTGATCTGTATAACGTAAGCCTGCCAATACTTTAAATTGTTCAGTTACTTCGATTAAATCCTGAAAGAAAGCACCATATCTATAAATTGGTGCAAGTGTGCTTGTTATGGCAAATGCTTCAGGCATTAATCCCGAACCGTAATAAGTAGATTCATCGAAAACGTTAACATTACCATAATTTAAAGTAGTAATGTAAGCACCTTTAGCATCTTTGCCATAAGCGAATGCATTGCTGGTTACTCTCGATTGATCTGCATCTACCCCAAACAAAACAGTATGTTTAATGCTTCCTGTGCTAAAACTTCCGTTAATGTTAATTTGTTGGTTGTAAGTATATTCTTTACTTAGTGCTCTGGAAAGATTTCTTGCAGAAATACCTGCTGTATTGGCCTGGATGCGGTCTGATCCATAATAATTACGATTATAAGCCTGGAAAGATCCAATTGCATTTAATTTCCAGTTTTCGTTAAATTTATGCGTTAAATTGGCTTGGGCAGTAGTGGTATTTGTTTTATTGTAAGCCCAAGGGGTATTAATGAATTTATCGCGGCCAAAATCTACAATCTGACTATTCACCGATCCTACACCAAAATCTGGAGTGAAATCGCTTTTCAAATAATCACCTTGAACCAAAACCTCAGTTTGCTCACTTATCTTATATAATAATGATGGGTTAATGTAAATACGTTTTGATTTTACATAATCTCTAAAGCTTCCGGCATTTTCGTAAGTACCAATTGCTCTAAAAGCAAGTTTCTTTGATATTGGACCATAAAGATCAACCATTGGTTTGTATTGATCATAACTACCTGTTCTCATACTTACCTCACCACCGTTTTCAAATTTAGGTTTCTTGGTAACCATATTCACAACAGCTCCACCACTAACACCACCATAAAGTAAAGCGGCACTTCCTTTTAAAACCTCTACCGATTCTAATGTACTTGCCTCAGGGCTGCCACCAATAGTTGTTCTTGCTCCATTTTTGAAAATGTTATTGCTTCCTAAGCTATAACCCCTTGCAAAGAAATTTTCGCCAACTGCACCACGATTAGCACCTAAGGCTACACCATTCACATTTTTCATTACGTCGCCCAAACTATTTACCTGCTGATCCGTAATGATCTGCCTTCCAATAATCTGCACTGCCTGTGGAAGATCCATAGGAGCAATGGCGATTTTACCTAAGTTAGCTGGCTTTCTGTTAGGTGTTTTGTATCCGTTAATGGCGACTTCGTCCAATTGCGATGAAGATTCTGCAATGGTGAAATCAGCATTTGCAGTCGCACCAGCAACAACAGTAACTGATTTTTCCTGTGCAGCTACACCTATAGCTGATGTTTTAATGGTATAAGTGCCTGGTATTACATTTTTGATCGTGAAATTACCTTTCTCATCAGTTTGTGTCGTTTTACCGGTATTTTTTAAACCCACACTTACATAACTTGCCGGATTGCCATCGCTGGTTTTAACCGAACCTGAAACAGATCCGTTTTTGCTTTGTGCCATTGTATTTCCTGCTAAAAGCAGAAAAAAAGCTATAATATTTAAAAAAAAAGTAAATTTTTTATCCATTTTTATTTAGATTAATTCTTAGTTGGCGCAAAGGAAGGGTTTTTGCGTCTAAATAGCAAAATTATTTTTATTTGTTCTAAATAAGATTTGTTATTAGTCTCCCGATTAGAAAACTTAAATTTTTCTAATGCGTATATTAGAGCTGTTCCATATTCAATTATGTCAAATAACGAAGATCATTTCTATTCCAATCTGCCCGTTCATAAAATGCCTTTGCATCAGTTATTGATTCAAAATCGATTATTTGAAAAAGTGGTTGCAAGCTGGTATGTCATCATCACTGATATCAAAAGTTCAACAGCTGCAGTCAATCTGGGACTGCATGAAAATGTAAATCTGGTGGCAACGGGTAGTATTGTTGCGGTACTTAATATTGCGTTCAAAGCAAATATTTCGGTACCATTTTTCTTTGGTGGCGATGGGGCCACTTTTATTGTTCCGCCCGGTATTGTGGATGATGTGATGAAATCGCTGCTGAAATACAAAGACAATACCTTGCAAAATTTTAACCTCGAATTAAGAACTGGTATTATACCTGTTGCCGAAATTTATAAAGAAGGCCACAGCCTTAACATTTGTAGATTTAGTAGTGCTGAAACGTTTTCCATACCCATTGTTTTAGGCGATGGCCTGGCCTATGCAGAACAGGTTATCAAGGGAGAGCATTACCTGCTAGCCGGCCATGATACCGCAAGCGATGAAATCGATTTAAGTGGTATGCAATGCCGCTGGGACAAGATCGAACCACCCGAAAACAGTGATGAAGTAGTTACGTTGATTGTTATAGCTTCAGAAACGGAGCAACAGGCCAGCGTTTTCAGCAAAGTGATCCATCACCTCGATCAAATTTATGGCAGCCCGGAAAAGCGTCAGCCCATTTCTGTTTCTAAATTGATTTTCAAAACGAGCTTTAATAGTTTAGGGAAGGAGATGAAACACCGGCTTGGAAAAATTAAGTTTTTTGAACTCCTAAAATCGTGGTTCATTAATATTTACGGATATATCTATTTCCGAACAGCGCGTGGTAAAAAATACCTTAAACAGCTTGTAGAAATGTCGGATACGCTGGTGATAGACGGAAGGATAAACACGGTCATTACCGGAACTGCACAGCAGCGCCTGGCATTACAGAAGGAGCTTAACCAGCTCGAAAAGGATAATAAAATTTTATATGCCCTTTACGTCAGTGGCGAATCGATTATGTCTTGTTATGTTAGGGACCTGGAGGATGACCATATCCATTTTGTTGACGGAGCAGATGGCGGATATACCCAGGCCGCAGGCATACTTAAACAGAAAATACGCGATAAATTAAGTGCCGGCCAATAAAATTTAATAATAAAACGGGACTAACCAAACATTTGTAGGGCCAACTTGTATGATAAGGAGTACGATTTCATTTTAATCAAAAAAATATCAGCATAGTCGGGTTTTAATTTTAAAATATAAATGGGAAGTTATTCAAAGGTTTTAAATAATAATCAACTTTTAGAGGTGCTTTCCTTATCAAAAGATGCTACAGCCATATACACATCAGAGCAAATTGTAATCGAAATGGCCAACGATGCGATGATTGCTTTTTGGGGTAAAGACCGCTCGGTAATCGGTAAACCTTTAGAAGATGCCGTGCCTGAGTTAAAGGGGCAACCTTTTATCAATATGCTGAAAAATGTGTTGCTAACTGGGATTACAGATAAAGGTGATGCTATTCCGGCTGAAACAATAAGAAACGGGACGTTACACACCGCTTACTATGCCTACGAATACCGGGCCATTAAGGATGAAACCGGACTGCCTTATTGTATTCTACATACCGCAAGTGATGTGACCGATATGGTTAAGGCTAAAAATGCCATTAGAGAGACTGAATTACAGCGGGAGGCACTAGATCAGGAACAGGTTTTAATCAGCATAAAGGAAGAGCGGCAAAAGAATGATTTTATCAGCATGATAAGCCATGAGTTAAAAACACCCATAACCTCTATTAGTGCTTATGTTCAATTAATGCAGAACCGAAGTTTAAACGATCTTTTTATTGTAAATACTTTAGATAAGGTCCAAAAGCAGATCCGGAAAATGAGCACCATGATCAGTTCTTTTTTAAACGTATCCCGTTTAGAATTTGGAAAAATCCATTTGAACCTATCCGATTTCGATCTCAGTAAACTGATTTTTGAGGTTGTAGAAGATTTGGGATTGATCCATTCCACTAATCAGATTACTTTTGTAGCAGGAGCGCCTAAATTGATTAATGCTGACAGAGATAAAATAGGTTCAGTGATTTCAAATTTGATTAGTAATGCCGTAAAATATTCAGATCATGGCAGTACTATTTTGGTCAAATCAGAAGTCATAGGAGATAAAATGCATGTTTCTGTAACCGATAACGGTATAGGTATTCAGTCTCATGAGCTGGACAAACTTTTTGACCGGTTTTACCGGGTAGAAAACCAGCAAACTAAAACCATTTCGGGCTTTGGGATAGGCTTATACCTGAGTGCAGAGATTATAAATTTGCACAATGGTAAAATCTGGGCAGAAAGTGATTATGGTACTGGTTCAACCTTTCACTTTTCACTACCTGTAGGTCAGTGACAAGTGATTTTTAAAATCGTCATCCTCAATAGCTTTGAGAATGACGATTAGTTTTTTAACTTAAAATTTCATCAATCAGTTTTACTTCCGCATCACTAAATTCGATATTATCTAAAGCTTTAATTGAATCCGTAATCTGTTCTGGTTTACTGGCACCTATTAAAACTGTGGTAATTCTATTGTCTTTCAATATCCACGATAAAGCCATATGTGCTAATTTTTGTCCGCGTGATTTGGCAACATCGTTTAATTTGGCAATGACAGCTAATTTTTCGGGTGTGATGTTGCTTTCTTTCAGGAAGATACCACTGGTTGCTACTCTCGAATCGGAAGGAATACCGTGTAAATATTTATCGGTAAGTAAACCTTGTGCCAATGGTGAAAATGGAATACAGCCTACACCATTTTGGGCCAAAACATCAAGCAAACCATCTTCAACCCAACGTTCAAACATCGAGTATTTAGGCTGGTGGATTAAACAGGGCGTGCCGTTATCTTTTAAAATTTTAATTGCTTTTGCAGCTTCTTCTGCCTTATAATTCGAAATACCAACATACAAAGCTTTTCCTTGCTGAACCAGGAGACTTAAGGCACCCATGGTTTCTTCAAGCGGGGTTTCAGGATCAGGACGGTGGTGGTAAAAAATATCAACATAATCCAGTTTCATGCGTTTTAAGCTTTGATCTAAACTGGAAACCAAGTATTTTTTCGAACCCCAGTCGCCATAAGGACCATCCCACATGGTATATCCGGCTTTGCTTGAAATAATCATTTCATCACGATAACCTTTAAAATCTTCGTGAAGGATTTTTCCGAAAACTTCTTCAGCCGACCCGGGAGGGGGACCATAGTTATTGGCTAAATCGAAATGGGTAATGCCATTGTTAAAAGCGGTATAAATTAAGTTTTTGCTGTTTTCAAAAACGTTTACATGTCCGAAATTATGCCATAAACCCAACGATATTGCGGGCAATTTTATGCCGCTGTTTCCACAACGGCGATATAACATTTTGTCGTAACGATCTGTTGAAATGTTTTGATTCATATTTGGGATTTGATAGCAGCAATAATAATCAGTTTTAGTGGATTTTAATTGATATTAGTTAATATATTATCTTCAAATCAATAAAATTCAGAAAGTTCAATTCAAACGTATGATCCATCGTCACGCTAAACCTTTCATTATCTTTTCCTCATCTTCTTAAGAAAACTGAAATAAATCCGATCACTATCCGATCAGGATATAAATAAATCAAAGATTATTAATCATTCTACATTTTGTTATCACCACTTCTACAAATTGTATCATGATGGGTGTGTAAAAAAATTATTCTCCAACTTATGCATTTGGATTCTTCTAAATCGTTTTATTTATCAAGTTAAGTGCTATCTTTATATTTAAAACTTAATTAAAAAATCTAAACCAAGTATCCATTTTATGAAATTACAATCATTCACCAGCCTCGGTGTACTGGCTGCAATAGGCTTTGCATCTTGCCAATCCGGAACCCACAAGACTTCATCAACAGATAGCTTAAAAAGCGACTCGGTAGCAGTTGTAAAACTTGTGGCCGATTCGTTTAAAAAGGAAATTGATGGTAAGCAAACCGCATTGTATACCTTAAAAAATAAGAATAATGCGGAAGCTATTTTTACCAATTACGGTGGGCGCCTGGTTAGCTTATTGGTACCTGATAAAGCTGGTAAGTTAGTTGATGTGGTAGTGGGTTTTAAAAGTGTTACTGATTACGAAAAATCAACCGAGCCGTATTTTGGGGCAACTATTGGTCGCTATGGTAACCGCATAGCAAAGGGTAAGTTTACGCTTGAGGGTAAAAGCTACTCATTATTCACCAATAACGGGCAGAATACCCTTCATGGTGGAAAAAAAGGTTATCAATATGTAGTTTGGGACGCCAGTCAGCCCAATGATAATACTTTGGTGCTTCATTATTTATCAAAAGATGGTGATGAAAATTTTCCGGGTAATTTAGATGTTAAGGTAACTTATACTTTAACGGATGATAATGAGTTGAAAATGGACTATGAGGCTAAAACCGATAAAACCACTATCGTAAATTTAACCAACCACGCATTCTTTAATTTAAATGGCGATGGAAGCGGTGAGATTTTGAACCACAAGGTGCAGATTTATGCCGATGAATATACACCGGTTGATTCTACCTTGATCCCGACAGGAAAAATTGAAAAGGTTAAGGGAACGCCGTTCGATTTCACCACAGAAACGACTATTGGTGCGCGTATAAATGATAAAAACGAACAGTTAACTTTTGGGAAAGGTTATGATCATAACTATGTGCTGAATAAAACCAAGGCAATGGGCATGTTTCATGCAGCTACTGTTAAAGGAGATCAGTCG
This genomic interval carries:
- a CDS encoding DUF3606 domain-containing protein, whose amino-acid sequence is MMDDKLKNGSADRAKININEGYELDYWSNKFGVSKDKLKAVVQTVGTSAREVENYLKK
- a CDS encoding DNA ligase D; the protein is MSLKKYVAKRDFSKTTEPKSGKSSDRNKLHFVIQKHDASRLHYDFRLEMEGVLKSWAVPKGPSTDPKTKRLAMMVEDHPYDYKDFEGIIPQGEYGGGTVIVWDEGTYEPIETIKGKKAQEKHLLGQLKDGSLKIKLNGEKLHGEFALVKTHGMGENGWLLIKHKDDYASVKDITKEDKSVLSGKTIEKMEKTSDKVWKEGKEQDLKTEKKSPKGKVKKETKAVGDDVVVDVKAILKKAPKTAIPKGIKPMLATLVDEPFDDPDWQYEVKWDGYRALAFVNKGKVDLLSRNNKSFNEKFYPIYDLLLGWKMNAVLDGEILVLNSKGVSNFGSLQNWRSEADGELVFYVFDILWYDGKNLMELPLYQRQAILNEVLPTDDDRVRLGKVFKASGVDFFDAASRMGLEGIIAKKTDSIYATDRRSKEWLKIKVQKRQEVVIAGFTKNADTAKSFSSLLLGVYEKGKLQYVGKVGTGFSDKLQKTMMEQFKPIIIDKSPFESIPDVNKPSRFRPNPPKAQATWLKPELVCEVAFTEVTEDGVFRHPSFQGMREDKKAKEVVREAEMPTDQIVDDTKEKSPHAAAIKAPKGKEPKTLLNPKDETQVRKVKGHELKFTNLSKIYWPEDKVTKRDMFNYYYQVAEYIMPYLKDRPQSLNRFPGGIHGPSFYQKDVKGKAPDWAETFPYENGEGEKKEYLVGTDEASLLWMASLGCIEMNPWFSRVQSPDNPDYCVIDLDPDKHTFDQVVQAALETKKVLDAINVPGYCKTSGSTGMHIYIPLNAKYTYEQSQMFAKIVVNLVHNQIPEYTSLERMVAARKGKMYLDFLQNRPGATIAGPYSLRPKIGATVSMPLHWDEVKPGLKMKDFNIFNTIDRLKVEGDLFKGVLGKGIDLMKAIDKAKSVFG
- a CDS encoding transcription-repair coupling factor is translated as MIAHHVLFWLKADTTDEQKIAFRNSLQTLENIEVVKTFHIGVPAPIERAVVDTTYTFSLILFFEDLAAHDVYQVHPLHKAFLDEFRVYFEKVVIYDAA
- a CDS encoding TonB-dependent siderophore receptor gives rise to the protein MDKKFTFFLNIIAFFLLLAGNTMAQSKNGSVSGSVKTSDGNPASYVSVGLKNTGKTTQTDEKGNFTIKNVIPGTYTIKTSAIGVAAQEKSVTVVAGATANADFTIAESSSQLDEVAINGYKTPNRKPANLGKIAIAPMDLPQAVQIIGRQIITDQQVNSLGDVMKNVNGVALGANRGAVGENFFARGYSLGSNNIFKNGARTTIGGSPEASTLESVEVLKGSAALLYGGVSGGAVVNMVTKKPKFENGGEVSMRTGSYDQYKPMVDLYGPISKKLAFRAIGTYENAGSFRDYVKSKRIYINPSLLYKISEQTEVLVQGDYLKSDFTPDFGVGSVNSQIVDFGRDKFINTPWAYNKTNTTTAQANLTHKFNENWKLNAIGSFQAYNRNYYGSDRIQANTAGISARNLSRALSKEYTYNQQININGSFSTGSIKHTVLFGVDADQSRVTSNAFAYGKDAKGAYITTLNYGNVNVFDESTYYGSGLMPEAFAITSTLAPIYRYGAFFQDLIEVTEQFKVLAGLRYTDQKNASSRALNIESGITAPGATKFDDAFSPKLGLIYQPLKTMSMYVSYANNFIPNTGVDINNNALPPSTVNQYEAGLKNDFFGGKLSANLTYYKIINDNISQAAILPDGTTSSVYKQLNGQTTSDGLELDVNGNLAKGLNFLLGYSYNFMRYTNTADVTGMIEDVRLVGTTKNTANATLFYTFQDGAVKGLKLGASAFYTGKRNGGWNDAKNAPTLRLIPLSAFTTLDFSAGYNWKKFSLLAKVSNITNELNYFVHENYSVNPIAPRQFVTTLSYRF
- a CDS encoding L-glyceraldehyde 3-phosphate reductase, whose translation is MNQNISTDRYDKMLYRRCGNSGIKLPAISLGLWHNFGHVNVFENSKNLIYTAFNNGITHFDLANNYGPPPGSAEEVFGKILHEDFKGYRDEMIISSKAGYTMWDGPYGDWGSKKYLVSSLDQSLKRMKLDYVDIFYHHRPDPETPLEETMGALSLLVQQGKALYVGISNYKAEEAAKAIKILKDNGTPCLIHQPKYSMFERWVEDGLLDVLAQNGVGCIPFSPLAQGLLTDKYLHGIPSDSRVATSGIFLKESNITPEKLAVIAKLNDVAKSRGQKLAHMALSWILKDNRITTVLIGASKPEQITDSIKALDNIEFSDAEVKLIDEILS
- a CDS encoding galactose-1-epimerase, with the protein product MKLQSFTSLGVLAAIGFASCQSGTHKTSSTDSLKSDSVAVVKLVADSFKKEIDGKQTALYTLKNKNNAEAIFTNYGGRLVSLLVPDKAGKLVDVVVGFKSVTDYEKSTEPYFGATIGRYGNRIAKGKFTLEGKSYSLFTNNGQNTLHGGKKGYQYVVWDASQPNDNTLVLHYLSKDGDENFPGNLDVKVTYTLTDDNELKMDYEAKTDKTTIVNLTNHAFFNLNGDGSGEILNHKVQIYADEYTPVDSTLIPTGKIEKVKGTPFDFTTETTIGARINDKNEQLTFGKGYDHNYVLNKTKAMGMFHAATVKGDQSGIVMDIYTQEPGLQFYSGNFMQSKNTFKTGAKDDFRTAIALETQHFPDSPNQPNFPSTVLKPGQVYKTSSLYKFTK